The DNA window CGTTAATTTGCATGAGACAGGTACTAGccattttttcttaatttttagttCAGACTaactaaattaaatcaaactaattaatataaaaacataattatcaaaaataaaataaaattcaatcaaactgatttaacataatttatttGTTGAGTGAATCAAAGCAAACTATAAcaataacttaaatttaataaaaactaatcaattatccgctattttaatttattttcagtattaatattataatattaataaaaaaccTATTGCCACCGCTGAAGAACCCTATTTATATGGGGAGTAGTATATACGTACGTGTCATCAGTTTCCTTGCCCTTAAATTCTCTCTCGCAGctatatgtttttaatattgacATGAACAACCCTAAAACATGCAGCTATATAATTCTTGCTCAGATCTCCACCAAAATTTCTTCTCTACTAGCTCTGAAATGGAATCTAGAGATATTTTTGGAAGTTTAGCAGATTTTCAGAGTATACCAGCTCTGCAATATGAAAACCAGTTACTACATGATCCACACAATGAAGAATCAAGTGCAAGAAACAGTAAAAAAGATACTGAAACTCATGATTGTAACTATGAGAGGTCTGCAATTCATGACGTGAGTATCACGAATTCATAGTTTTTTCATAAACTGTAAATAAAAGCATGCAcatatatgtaatatttattcaCTTGATTCTGTTTCCCATGATGTTTGATAGTAATTTTATGTACAAATAATACCtagatattgtttttttttttgtattgtttaAATCCAGGAGAATGAAGAGCTATCCATGGAAGCAAGGAGAAGAAAACGTGATAAGAAACCGCGGTCCGGTACGCTGCGTAATCTGTACGAGAAGGTGAGTGAAGTCAATAAATACTGCTGTTTATGTGTTCTTTAATTTAGAtgaatattttgtattaattattaatgtTCACTTGTTAATATTGAGTAGCGGCGTAGGGATCGAATCAGGGAGAAGATGAAAGTTTTGCAGGGACTCATACCCATTCATCAAAGGGTAAGCAgattgtcattttttttattttacaataaaagttttttttttttttttgataattgggaaaCGGATGCAGTTTACTGCTCACGATTAAAGGATATTACTTCACtagtaaaagaaagaaaataatatctACCATCTTTCGATTTCGAATACTTCCCTACTTCATCCGTTTATTTATTTAGCAGTAAATTATTTGgttattagtttttattttctatgaAACTCTTACTTAGTTTTtacataattaatataaactttAAGAAATTATGGAGATTCTGATATCTAGTGTTTAATTTATCTAACAGTTAAAAAATAAGAAGCGAGTAAAGAAGAAAACCAATCTTTATTTAACCTTGTTAATATGATAGCTAGTATAGATATATATTGATGATTGATGAGAGTTCTTTTATATTTGGATTACTATATATTATGGAGTCTTCTACATAATTTTCAGTGACTGTATgttattcaaaaaatttaggGCTAGTAATATCTTGGCCAAACCCAT is part of the Mercurialis annua linkage group LG3, ddMerAnnu1.2, whole genome shotgun sequence genome and encodes:
- the LOC126671079 gene encoding transcription factor PHYTOCHROME INTERACTING FACTOR-LIKE 13-like, with product MQLYNSCSDLHQNFFSTSSEMESRDIFGSLADFQSIPALQYENQLLHDPHNEESSARNSKKDTETHDCNYERSAIHDENEELSMEARRRKRDKKPRSGTLRNLYEKRRRDRIREKMKVLQGLIPIHQRHGEASILDDAINYVKALKSKVEMLSSTWRQETLLTPAPRMGMLSVCDQYDAVPMLQFQPSLPVAGLHQMSPSLAYQYCFRP